One Microbacterium esteraromaticum genomic window carries:
- a CDS encoding bifunctional metallophosphatase/5'-nucleotidase — protein MEANGASAGAAVLAGAVDQLRDENPNTIFAAAGDLIGASTFTSFINDDNPTIDALNAAGLDVSAAGNHEFDQGWEDLRDRVQERADWEYISSNVFLTETGEPALAPAWVKELDGVRVGFVGAVTEDLTSLVSPAGIADLEVRSIVDSVNAVADDLTDGKAGNGEADVVILLVHEGATTSDLSSITPDSPLGEIVYGVDDDVDAIVSAHTHLAYNHVIDGRPVVSAGQYGENLGVMNLQFQVKKNKVELLSITNEIRPLAGNYPADAEVQAIVDKATAEADVLGAVKVGSISGDFNRARLSTGRENRGGESTIGNFVADVQKWATDADLALMNPGGIRADLTYASSGASDPDGNVTYREAATVQPFANTLVTLQLTGAQLKAVLEEQWQPAGASRPFLKLGVSKGLSYTYDPAAPQGQRITSITLNGTAVDPAASYKVAANSFLAAGGDNFGTLAQGTNKADTGKIDLQSMVDWFAANAADDATAAAPDLVQRAVGATVTPAAGSYQAGQQVTVALSSLAFSAGEQKPTEVSFAIGEVQLGTAAVDGAIVDTTDEGGRASFTFTVPAGVAGQTLTATPNVGAAVTLPLVFG, from the coding sequence ATCGAGGCGAACGGCGCCAGCGCCGGGGCCGCGGTCCTGGCGGGAGCGGTCGATCAGCTGCGCGACGAGAACCCGAACACGATCTTCGCCGCGGCCGGCGACCTGATCGGCGCATCGACGTTCACGTCGTTCATCAACGATGACAACCCCACGATCGACGCGCTCAACGCGGCCGGCCTCGACGTCAGCGCGGCGGGCAACCACGAGTTCGACCAGGGCTGGGAGGACCTGCGCGACCGCGTGCAGGAGCGCGCCGACTGGGAGTACATCTCCTCGAACGTATTCCTCACCGAGACCGGCGAGCCGGCTCTCGCGCCCGCCTGGGTCAAGGAGCTCGACGGCGTTCGCGTCGGCTTCGTCGGAGCCGTCACCGAGGACCTCACCTCGCTCGTCTCCCCGGCCGGAATCGCGGATCTCGAGGTGCGCAGCATCGTCGACTCGGTCAACGCGGTCGCCGACGACCTCACCGACGGCAAGGCCGGCAACGGTGAGGCCGACGTCGTCATCCTGCTGGTGCACGAAGGCGCGACGACCTCCGACCTCTCGTCGATCACACCGGACTCGCCGCTGGGCGAGATCGTCTACGGCGTGGACGACGACGTGGATGCCATCGTCTCGGCCCACACCCACCTCGCCTACAACCACGTCATCGACGGTCGCCCCGTCGTCTCGGCGGGTCAGTATGGCGAGAACCTCGGCGTGATGAACCTGCAGTTCCAGGTGAAGAAGAACAAGGTCGAGCTGCTCTCGATCACCAACGAGATCCGGCCGCTGGCCGGCAACTACCCGGCCGACGCCGAGGTCCAGGCGATCGTCGACAAGGCCACCGCCGAGGCCGACGTGCTCGGTGCCGTCAAGGTGGGCAGCATCTCGGGCGACTTCAACCGCGCTCGTCTGAGCACAGGCAGGGAGAACCGCGGTGGCGAGTCCACCATCGGCAACTTCGTCGCCGACGTGCAGAAGTGGGCCACCGACGCCGACCTCGCCCTGATGAACCCGGGTGGCATCCGCGCCGACCTCACCTACGCGTCGTCGGGCGCGAGCGACCCCGACGGCAACGTCACCTACCGCGAGGCGGCGACGGTGCAGCCGTTCGCCAACACGCTGGTCACGCTGCAGCTGACCGGAGCCCAGTTGAAGGCGGTGCTGGAAGAGCAGTGGCAGCCGGCCGGTGCGAGCCGACCGTTCCTGAAGCTGGGCGTGTCGAAGGGGCTGTCGTACACGTACGACCCCGCGGCGCCTCAGGGCCAGCGCATCACGTCGATCACGCTCAACGGCACCGCGGTCGACCCGGCCGCCTCGTACAAGGTCGCGGCGAACTCGTTCCTCGCCGCCGGAGGCGACAACTTCGGCACGCTCGCACAGGGCACGAACAAGGCCGACACCGGGAAGATCGACCTGCAGTCGATGGTCGACTGGTTCGCGGCGAACGCCGCTGACGACGCCACGGCTGCCGCGCCGGACCTGGTCCAGCGTGCAGTCGGCGCGACGGTCACCCCCGCAGCCGGCAGCTATCAGGCCGGCCAGCAGGTCACCGTGGCGCTCTCATCGCTCGCATTCAGCGCGGGCGAGCAGAAGCCGACCGAGGTCAGCTTCGCCATCGGCGAGGTCCAGCTGGGCACGGCGGCGGTCGACGGGGCGATCGTCGACACCACCGACGAGGGAGGGCGAGCGTCGTTCACCTTCACCGTTCCGGCCGGTGTCGCGGGTCAGACCCTCACGGCGACGCCGAACGTGGGCGCAGCCGTGACGCTCCCGCTGGTGTTCGGCTGA